CATGTACCAGAAGGCCGTTGAGGCTCACAAGGCCAAGTACGGTGAGGAGCCTGGCGCCTTTTTCAAGGAGGGTTATGCCGCAACGATCGCGCTGCTCAACGCCATCGAGAAGGCCGGATCCACCGAATCTGCTGCCATCGAAAAGGTGCTTCGCAGCCAGTTTGTTGACACGTCGGTGGGCAATATCTCCTTCGACGCGAAGGGCGATGCCATCGGTGTCGGATTCTCCATGTACAAGGTTGTTAACGGAGAATACGTAGAACAGAAATAAATTTTGAACCGATCCCTGGAAGCAGGGGGGAGGCACTAAGGCCTCTCCCCTGTTCTTTTGTTAACGCAAGGACACATGCATTCCCTACGACCCTGATAACTTATGGATTACTTCTTTGAGCTTTTTCTAGGCGGTCTTACCCGCGGGTCGATCTACGCGCTTATCGCTCTGGGCTATACGATGGTGTACGGCATCATCGAGTTGATAAATTTTGCCCATGGCGAAATTTACATGATCGGGGCCTTTACAGCGCTTATCGCAGCCAGCCTGTTAACCATGGCAGGGTTTCAAGGCCTTGCAGTGCTGGCACTTGCCATGGTTATTGCAGTAATTTATGCCGGGGCCTACGGATACACCGTTGAGAAGGTCGCCTATCAGCCCTTACGCCAGGCGCCCAGGCTAAGTCCCCTTATCAGCGCCATCGGGATGTCCATTTTTCTTCAGAACTACGTCCTTCTGGCGCAGACATCGGACTTTCTTCCGTTCCCGTCCCTGATACCTCAGTTCAAGTTTATGGAGTCGATCGAACACATTTTCAGCTCCTCTGAGCTTGTCATAGTGACGGTAACGGCTACGACAATGATCCTGCTCACTTGCCTCATCAAATTCACGCGCATGGGGAAGGCCATGAGGGCCACGGCCCAGGACAGAAAGATGGCCATGTTGGCGGGAATAAATATTAACCGTGTGATATCCACGACCTTTGTCATCGGCTCTTGTCTGGCCGCAGTGGGCGGAGTTCTCATTGCCTCACATATCGGGCAGATCAACTTCTATATCGGGTTTATTGCCGGGATCAAGGCCTTCACAGCCGCGGTGCTCGGTGGGATAGGATCGATTCCGGGAGCTGTTCTTGGAGGTCTCGTGCTGGGCTGGACCGAAAGTTTTGCCACCGGCTACATTTCCAGCGATTATGAGGATGTTTTCGCCTTTCTCCTGCTGGTCATCATCCTGATATTCCGGCCTGAGGGTCTGCTGGGCAAGTCCAGCACCCACAAGGTTTAGAGTTAGACTTGGATAACTTTGTTAACAAATATTCGGGTTTTGCTGATGGTTCGAGGTCTTGAACATGAAAGATCTTAAACAGTCTCTTTTCATTTCAGTATGGTTCATGCTGCTCACCTTTCCCATAATGGTAATTCGCGTCAATACGATTGAAAAGGTCGTACAATGGCGCTGGATCAACATGGCGGCCATGGGGATCGGCACTTTTATCCTTTCCTACCTGTGGCGCTATATGCTGGCCCGCAAGGAGGCCGGTGGCAATGAGAGCGAGGAGAGCGTTGCCTGGCACCAGCGGGTGTTCAGTGAAAAAAGGCTCTTCATACCTTTTGGAGCCGCTTTTTTTACCTTTGCGGCCCTTTTTCCCCTTTTCGTTTCCGAATACCGGGTCAACGTTATGATAACGGCCATGATCTATGTTGTTCTTGGCCTGGGCCTTAATATAGTGGTAGGTCTTGCCGGACTCCTTGACCTCGGGTATGTGGCCTTCTATGCCGTCGGTGCCTATACCTATGCTCTACTGAATTACCATTTCCATGTGGGTTTCTGGCTGGCTTTACCGCTGGGGGCCCTGATGGGGGCTACATTAGGGATCCTGCTCGGTATTCCGGTTCTCAGACTACGGGGAGACTACCTGGCTATCGTAACCCTGGGTTTCGGTGAGATCATACGTCTGATCCTCGAGAACTGGGGCAGGTTTTCTTTCGGCCCCAGCGGAATTGCGAACATTCCCAGGCCTACCTTCTTTGGAATGGAACTGACACGAAGTCAGGGGATCCTTTTCATGTACTACCTGATGATCGTCCTGGGCATTTTCACCATTTTTGTCGTCAACCGTCTTCAGGACTCAAGGCTGGGAAGATCGTGGCTGGCCCTTCGCGAGGATGAGATCGCCTGTCAGGCCATGGGGATCGACAAGATGAAAACCAAGCTGGCGGCCTTCGCCCTGGGAGCCACCTGGGCCGGAATGATGGGAGTCGTCTTTGCCGCCAAGACAGCGTTCATTAACCCGGCAAGCTTTACCTTTTTGGAGTCGGCGATCATCCTTTCCATCGTCGTTCTCGGGGGAATGGGATCCATCTTCGGAGTTATCCTTGGCGCGCTCATACTCATTCTTCTTCCGGAGGAGCTTCGTGCTTTTTCCCAATACCGCATGTTGATCTTCGGGGCTTCCATGGTCCTCATGATGGTATTCAGACCCCAGGGAATTATTTCCAACGTCCGAAGAAGTTACGAATATCATGAATCCTGATAAAATCAGCGCCCCTCCGGACGCAGATGCGCAAAAGGTCCTGGATATTACCTCCCTTACCATGAGTTTCGGTGGGCTGAGGGCGGTTGACAGTGTGGACCTGGATGTGAAAGAAGGCGAGATCGTCGCCCTTATAGGCCCCAACGGAGCCGGTAAAACGACCTTCTTCAACTGCATTACCGGGATATACCCACCGGACTCCGGTGACATCGATCTTATCCCTAAAGGCGGGAAACCGGAACGATTAAACGGCATGAAGCCCAACAAGATCACCTCCCGGGGCATGGCCCGTACCTTCCAGAACATCCGGCTTTTCCATAACATGACTGCTCTCGAAAATATCATGGTTGGTCGTCACTGCAGGACCAAAGCCGGCATTCTGGGGGCTATCCTGAGGGGGCCGAGAACACGCAGGGAGGAACGTGACATCGTCACCTCCAGCTACACCCTTCTGCATAACGTTGGGTTGGGGGATTTTGTCAACGAACAGGCCAAGAACCTTCCCTACGGAGCCCAACGAAGGCTCGAGATTGCCAGGGCGCTTGCCACCGATCCCTTTCTTCTTCTGCTGGATGAACCCGCTGCCGGTATGAACCCCCAGGAGACGGAAAAGCTCATGGAACTTATCGAGTCCATCAGGAAAAGTGGCGTTTCCATTCTGCTTATTGAACACGACATGAAACTGATCATGAGGATATCCGACAGGATCCTGGTTCTCGATCATGGACTTAAGATCGCAGAGGGAAACCCGGCGGAGATCAGGAGCAACCAGAGTGTGATCGAAGCTTACCTGGGGTCGTCGCAAGTAGCGAACTGAATTGCGAATTGAGCCTTCAGAATTCAGGATTAAAAACGTTTAAATTGCCCATCTGTTGCTGCAACTTAATTTCTCTTGCCGGTTTTTCGTCCAATACTCAATCCGGAACACTCGATCCGTAATTGAATTACCCCCGCGTAACCTCTATCATTGAAGACACGTATTCATTGATGAGACCAAACACATTTTTCATTGGTGGTACAGCTGGAGGTAAGTCATGCCCAGATCCTTAGTGATGGTGTTAATACTCGCTTTTTTCGTTATTTTAGGCGGCGACACTTTTGCTCTCGAACCTGCACTGGTAGATGGAATTGACAGGGCCTGGCGTTCCGTTCAGGGCAACGCGGATGGGAACCCTGTGGTGGTGTTTGATGGAGACCTGACGGGGGGCAATTACATTAAAGAAAGGTTCACGGGTATTCCCTCATGGATCGTTTCTGAGGATTTTGATGGTGATGGTAGTTTTGAGGCAGTGGTCCAGTTTTCCGATGGAACTCTGCGTATACTGTCCCAGTCCCAGGGCCGGTTCAAAACTATTTCATCAGCCCGGAAAATGGCTCCCGAGGTTGCACCAGTAGTACTGGACTCTTTCGGTAGTGAACCCACTGGAGGGCTTATCGGGATCGACGACAGAGGTGATCTTGTTTCCATAGATTATGAAACAGGTCGAACCCGGCGTCTTGCAGGTGGTTTTTCGCCTTTGTCCCACCTAGCTGCAGGTGACTTTGATAAGGATGGAGAAAATGAAATCGCTGCCGTGAGTGACGAAGGGCATATGACCTTCGTCAAGGGCAAGACCAAGACTCGAAGCGATAAAGCCGTCCAGCTGCTTCCTGACACCCGTA
The nucleotide sequence above comes from bacterium. Encoded proteins:
- a CDS encoding branched-chain amino acid ABC transporter permease LivH (LivHMGF is the membrane component of the LIV-I/LS branched-chain amino acid transporter) codes for the protein MDYFFELFLGGLTRGSIYALIALGYTMVYGIIELINFAHGEIYMIGAFTALIAASLLTMAGFQGLAVLALAMVIAVIYAGAYGYTVEKVAYQPLRQAPRLSPLISAIGMSIFLQNYVLLAQTSDFLPFPSLIPQFKFMESIEHIFSSSELVIVTVTATTMILLTCLIKFTRMGKAMRATAQDRKMAMLAGININRVISTTFVIGSCLAAVGGVLIASHIGQINFYIGFIAGIKAFTAAVLGGIGSIPGAVLGGLVLGWTESFATGYISSDYEDVFAFLLLVIILIFRPEGLLGKSSTHKV
- a CDS encoding branched-chain amino acid ABC transporter permease, with translation MKDLKQSLFISVWFMLLTFPIMVIRVNTIEKVVQWRWINMAAMGIGTFILSYLWRYMLARKEAGGNESEESVAWHQRVFSEKRLFIPFGAAFFTFAALFPLFVSEYRVNVMITAMIYVVLGLGLNIVVGLAGLLDLGYVAFYAVGAYTYALLNYHFHVGFWLALPLGALMGATLGILLGIPVLRLRGDYLAIVTLGFGEIIRLILENWGRFSFGPSGIANIPRPTFFGMELTRSQGILFMYYLMIVLGIFTIFVVNRLQDSRLGRSWLALREDEIACQAMGIDKMKTKLAAFALGATWAGMMGVVFAAKTAFINPASFTFLESAIILSIVVLGGMGSIFGVILGALILILLPEELRAFSQYRMLIFGASMVLMMVFRPQGIISNVRRSYEYHES
- a CDS encoding ABC transporter ATP-binding protein encodes the protein MNPDKISAPPDADAQKVLDITSLTMSFGGLRAVDSVDLDVKEGEIVALIGPNGAGKTTFFNCITGIYPPDSGDIDLIPKGGKPERLNGMKPNKITSRGMARTFQNIRLFHNMTALENIMVGRHCRTKAGILGAILRGPRTRREERDIVTSSYTLLHNVGLGDFVNEQAKNLPYGAQRRLEIARALATDPFLLLLDEPAAGMNPQETEKLMELIESIRKSGVSILLIEHDMKLIMRISDRILVLDHGLKIAEGNPAEIRSNQSVIEAYLGSSQVAN